TCTTCGCGCAGGCGTTGAGCGTCGGTCCAGGATTTACGTGTCATGCGGACGATGATACCCGAAAGGCATTGCGGAGCACGCCGCAGGTACAATGGAGCCCTTGGCTTTTCGGCACCCCCATTTCCCGCACGGGTTCGGCCCGTTCTCACCACGCTCCCCATCCATGCATATTCATATTCTTGGCATTTGCGGCACGTTCATGGGCGGTCTGGCAGTCCTCGCGCGACAGGCCGGCCATACTGTCACGGGTTGCGACGCCAATGTCTATCCGCCGATGAGCACGCAGCTCGAGGCGCAGGGTATCCGGTTGATCGAAGGGTTCGACGCCGAACAGGTCTCGCTGGAACCCGACCTTTTCGTGATCGGCAACGTGGTCTCGCGCGGCAATCCGCTGATGGAAGAGATCCTGAATCGGAACCTGCCTTACACCTCGGGCCCGCAATGGCTCGGCGAGCACGTGCTGTCGAGCAAGTGGGTGCTGGCCGTGGCGGGAACCCATGGCAAGACGACCACCACGTCGATGCTGACCTGGATTCTTGAAGACGCCGGCTACAACCCGGGCTTTCTCGTTGGCGGCGTGCCGATGAATTTCGGGATTTCGGCCCGTCTGACAGACAGCGATTTCTTCGTGATCGAGGCCGACGAGTACGACACTGCCTTCTTCGACAAGCGCTCCAAATTCGTCCACTACCATCCGCGCACGGTGATCCTGAACAATCTGGAGTTCGATCACGCCGACATCTTCCCGGATCTGACGGCCATCGAGACGCAATTCCACCATCTGGTGCGCACCGTGCCGGGTCAGGGCCGCGTGATCGTCAACGGTCGCGAGGCGGCGCTCGAGCGCGTGCTGGCGCGTGGATGCTGGAGTGAGGTCGAACGCTTTGGCGTGGCCGATGGCTGGCACGTTGCTCAGGCCAACGACACGCTCGCCCCTGGGCAGGAGGCGTTCTGGGTCCACCACG
This window of the Pandoraea fibrosis genome carries:
- the mpl gene encoding UDP-N-acetylmuramate:L-alanyl-gamma-D-glutamyl-meso-diaminopimelate ligase — encoded protein: MHIHILGICGTFMGGLAVLARQAGHTVTGCDANVYPPMSTQLEAQGIRLIEGFDAEQVSLEPDLFVIGNVVSRGNPLMEEILNRNLPYTSGPQWLGEHVLSSKWVLAVAGTHGKTTTTSMLTWILEDAGYNPGFLVGGVPMNFGISARLTDSDFFVIEADEYDTAFFDKRSKFVHYHPRTVILNNLEFDHADIFPDLTAIETQFHHLVRTVPGQGRVIVNGREAALERVLARGCWSEVERFGVADGWHVAQANDTLAPGQEAFWVHHGPVAAGEVKWSLQGEHNRMNALAALAAARHVGVPPEQGAASLGKFQNVKRRMEVRGEAAGVTVYDDFAHHPTAIQTTLAGLRRRAGSARILAVLEPRSNTMKLGVMKAQLPASLADADLVFGYGAPSGKDALGWNLAEALAPLGARAQAFSDIDGLVRAVSAAAQPGDQIVVMSNGGFGGIHQKLLDALAARA